A window of Ptychodera flava strain L36383 chromosome 1, AS_Pfla_20210202, whole genome shotgun sequence contains these coding sequences:
- the LOC139145587 gene encoding uncharacterized protein translates to MREIRSDNITNPVGLQRELENEIENWNQVKIHGFLLRKGIDGNFNSPAGLHFGGVRKHQIRTGRQLLKAIAKEQVLDYEGLETLLCDVEYIINSRPIGTPSDNVSHLEVLTPNKLLTMKGLSLSLCQTDKKRHIQGGDGDK, encoded by the coding sequence ATGAGGGAGATACGATCCGACAATATTACCAATCCGGTTGGACTCCAACGAGAGTTGGAGAATGAAATAGAAAATTGGAATCAGGTCAAGATCCATGGCTTCCTGTTGAGAAAGGGTATTGATGGGAATTTTAATTCACCAGCAGGATTACACTTTGGTGGTGTGCGGAAACACCAAATACGCACAGGGAGGCAGCTGTTGAAAGCAATTGCAAAGGAGCAAGTACTAGACTATGAAGGTTTGGAGACACTTCTTTGTGACGTTGAATACATCATCAACAGCAGACCTATCGGCACACCATCAGATAATGTTAGCCATCTGGAGGTACTCACGCCTAACAAGTTACTGACAATGAAAGGCCTCAGTTTATCACTCTGTCAGACGGATAAAAAGAGACATATTCAAGGAGGAGATGGAGACAAGTAA